The Rhododendron vialii isolate Sample 1 chromosome 8a, ASM3025357v1 genome has a window encoding:
- the LOC131298864 gene encoding polygalacturonase At1g48100, with the protein MNPAFMIFSAFLVWFLNYETCIAGEGKAKNQSILSLSQGRSHGGSHRKGGRVWRLMKESDTAQAEPTTMEQQNGGKSATFNVLDHGARGDGKTDDSKAFEAAWADACKVVASTVVVPSGHVFLLNPISFSGTNCEPNIVFQLDGKIIAPTSSAAWGSGLLQWLEFTKLNGITIRGSGTIDGQGSVWWNESPVDNPTNDLESSASSAKESNYSSSQEVSIEAAGKMPSTRPTALRFYGSSHVTVTGITIQSSPKTHLKFDACTAVQVFDVRVSSPGDSSNTDGIHLQNSKDVVIYSTTIACGDDCVSIQTGCSGVYIHNVNCGPGHGISIGGLGRDNTKACVSNITVRDTAIHDTLTGVRIKTWQGGSGSVQGIMFSNIQVSEVKIPIMIDQFYCEGSKCQNKTSAVAVSGISYQNIKGTYTVKPVHFACSDNLPCTGVTLNTIELKALQSESNKLSGPFCWQTYGELKTVTTPPIDCLKMGKPKSNQIQSNVDSC; encoded by the exons ATGAATCCAGCATTTATGATTTTCAGTGCTTTCCTTGTCTGGTTTTTGAACTATGAAACTTGCATTGCTGGAGAAGGGAAAGCCAAAAACCAATCCATCCTTTCTTTAAGCCAAGGGCGTAGTCATGGCGGTAGCCACCGCAAAGGCGGCCGGGTTTGGAGGTTGATGAAAGAGAGTGACACCGCACAAGCAGAGCCGACGACGATGGAGCAACAAAATGGTGGCAAGTCGGCCACCTTTAATGTGTTGGACCATGGGGCCAGAGGTGATGGTAAAACAGATGATTCAAAG GCGTTTGAAGCTGCCTGGGCGGATGCTTGTAAAGTGGTGGCATCAACGGTGGTGGTGCCGTCAGGGCATGTGTTCCTACTCAACCCCATCTCTTTCTCAGGCACTAACTGCGAACCGAACATTGTTTTTCAG CTGGATGGTAAGATTATTGCTCCAACAAGCTCTGCAGCCTGGGGATCTGGTCTCCTGCAATGGCTTGAATTCACGAAGCTCAACGGGATTACCATCAGAGGTAGTGGTACCATCGACGGCCAAGGTTCAGTATGGTGGAATGAATCACCCGTGGACAATCCCACAAACGATTTAGAATCATCTGCATCTTCAGCAAAAGAATCAAACTATAGCAGCTCACAGGAG GTGAGTATTGAGGCCGCTGGAAAGATGCCAAGCACCAGACCAACA GCACTCAGATTCTATGGTAGTTCACATGTTACAGTGACCGGAATAACAATCCAAAGCAGCCCAAAAACTCACCTCAAATTCGATGCTTGCACGGCTGTTCAGGTTTTTGATGTGCGTGTTTCATCCCCCGGTGACAGTTCTAATACAGATGGAATCCACCTGCAGAATTCTAAAGATGTTGTCATCTACAGCACTACTATTGCTTGTG GAGATGACTGTGTCTCCATCCAGACCGGATGCTCAGGTGTATACATACACAATGTGAATTGCGGACCTGGACATGGAATCAGCATTGGAGGGCTAGGAAGAGACAACACCAAAGCTTGTGTCTCAAACATTACTGTGAGAGACACCGCAATTCATGACACGTTAACAGGTGTAAGGATAAAGACATGGCAG GGCGGTTCAGGCTCTGTGCAAGGAATCATGTTCTCCAATATTCAAGTTTCTGAAGTTAAAATTCCAATCATGATAGATCAATTTTACTGTGAAGGGAGCAAGTGCCAAAACAAAACATCAGCAGTGGCTGTCTCAGGCATATCATACCAAAATATAAAAGGGACTTACACTGTAAAACCCGTACATTTTGCATGCAGCGACAACTTGCCATGCACAGGCGTAACCTTAAACACTATAGAGCTCAAAGCACTTCAATCAGAAAGCAACAAATTGAGTGGACCATTCTGTTGGCAGACATATGGAGAGTTAAAAACCGTCACGACCCCTCCAATTGACTGTTTGAAGATGGGCAAGCCAAAAAGTAATCAAATTCAGTCTAATGTGGACTCATGTTGA